Below is a genomic region from Nitrospirota bacterium.
CCACGATTGACGGTAATCACCGTCAATTTGAATATGTCCGATGGGAGGACAAAAAACCGTTCCATTGACCCCTCTGACGGTCAGAAGTGTGATTTCATAATCGAACGGAATAAAGGATTCCAAAATCACTTTTTTATTCCTGGCACGACCCCCCGCCTGCGCGTATTCCCAGGCTTTGTTTAAGTCGTTCGGGGTTTTTATGACCGATTGTCCTTTTCCGGAAGAAGACATCACCGGTTTCATGACACAAGGGTATCCGGTCGAATCAGCGGCTTTAACCAAATCTTTCTCATCGTCGATAAAACAATACCGACTCGTCGGAAGTTTGAGTTCCTCCGCCGCTAATTTTCGAATTCCTTCCCTGTCCATGGTTAAACGGACGGCACGGGCGGTGGGGATTACCATCACCTCCCTTTCAATTTCCAGGAGATAATCGGTTGCTATCGCCTCAATTTCAGGAACTACAAAGTGGGGTTTTTCGAGGGAAATGATTCGGGCTAGCTCCTTGCGATCGAGCATGTCAATGACATGGGATCGATGCGCCACCTGCATGGCCGGGGCATTGGGGTATCGGTCTACCGCGATCACCTCGACCCCGAATCTTTGAGCTTCAAGGGCAACCTCTTTTCCCAACTCGCCTGAACCTAAAAGCATTAGACGTTTCGCATGGGGTGTAAGCGGTGTTCCAATCATGGTGGGTTCCTTCGGAAAATAAATTTGACAAGAAAATGGGTGAATGATACCATACAAACCAATTGAATCCAAGGGGGCTGTAGCGCAGTTGGGAGCGCGTCAGACTGGCAGTCTGAAGGTCGCGAGTTCGATCCTCGCCAGCTCCACTCCTCGCTTGCGGGGCGAAGCGTTTCTCTTTATCCAGCGCAGCTATCTTATTCCCTTCCGGGTTTTCTTTTCAATCACTTACGTTACAGCCATCACATCTTCTTTAATGCCAGTGTGCTAAAAAACTTCCAGGGTGTACAATTCAATTCAAAAAACCCCGTATAAAAACCTCCCTCTTTTCCTGTATCTTTCAAGGCTTCGATTCCGCAATATTTAAAACTCTAAATCTTAAGAATTACCAAAAGGGTGGAAAGTAGAATAAAGTAATATGCATGTCTTTGCATGCCCGCCTAAAAGTATCTGTTTAGACAAATATTTTTCTCCTCAGAGGTCGGTTCGTCGAAGCCTCCGAGCGATTTTATTTCCTTTAATTTAACAACTAAAATGGCGAAGTTTACCTGCCTTGTTATTACGCCGCCCATTCAAACTTCGGTTTCTTCTTACTTTTCACGCAATCACGCAGGTAAAGATCAATCAA
It encodes:
- the purT gene encoding formate-dependent phosphoribosylglycinamide formyltransferase encodes the protein MIGTPLTPHAKRLMLLGSGELGKEVALEAQRFGVEVIAVDRYPNAPAMQVAHRSHVIDMLDRKELARIISLEKPHFVVPEIEAIATDYLLEIEREVMVIPTARAVRLTMDREGIRKLAAEELKLPTSRYCFIDDEKDLVKAADSTGYPCVMKPVMSSSGKGQSVIKTPNDLNKAWEYAQAGGRARNKKVILESFIPFDYEITLLTVRGVNGTVFCPPIGHIQIDGDYRQSWQPHPMPPVVLEKSQRIAKIVTDNLGGRGIFGVELFVKGEEVYFSEVSPRPHDTGMVTLITQDLSEFALHVRAVLGFMVFQPVLRIPGASSVILSPGAGGVAPQYEVSEAMNDPHVQIRLFGKPDCKKNRRMGVVLTSDSDPFKAVERAKEAASKVKLVF